Below is a window of Halomicrobium mukohataei DSM 12286 DNA.
CGACGGGAGTCCGGCGGCGACCGCTGCCGTCGAACACGGGCTCGACCTGGCGGCCGCGCTGGACGGGACGCCACACGCGCTTTCAGTCGCCGAGTCGGGCTCGGTCCTCGGACTGGGTGGTGACGGAAGCAACCCTCAGTCCGCCGCCGAGACGGCCGTCGAGAACGTCGAGCCGATGGCGAGCGAGCGCGACATCGGTACGCTCGTGACGGCCGTCGAACACGGGTCGCCACACGAGGCGATCACGGCGTACGTCGACGCGAACGATATCGACGCGATCGTGATGGGAACGACGGGAACGCGGGGGATCGGCGAGATGCTCCTGGGCACCGTCGCGGAGCTGGTCGTCCGGACGGCACCGGTACCGGTGATCACTGTCACGGCCGAGGAGTGACCGGCGGCGGCCTAGTCGACGAACTCGTCCTGGACGCTCGACTGGCTGAAGTACGCGGCAAAGCGGACGCCGATCAGGCTCACGAGGATCCCACCGAGAATGAACACCGCGAGCCGCGGGCCTCGCTCCAGCGTGACGGCCTCGATCAGCACCGGGCCGATCGTCGCCGGTCCGATCTGGAACTGGCCGATGGCGCCGGCCCGTTCGAGGAAGTACTCGGAGAACCCTCGGACGACCAGTCCGACGGCGATCGTCCCGAACGGGAGATTGACGTACGCCGAGCGGATGGAGTCGCGCTGCATGAGTTCGTCGATGAGCCGGCCGGTTGCGGCCGCGAGTGCCGCCGCCGTGAACCACGGCACGCCGTCGAACGCGAAGCGCATGGCGTGGATGAACGCGCTCTGGTCGCCGGTCGACCGCACGCCCAGCGCACCCACGAAGACGCCGACCAGCGCCAGGCCGGCGGCGACCACGTAGGTGACCAGCGACACGCGCCCGGAGTACAGCGCCGCCTGGATCTCGCCGGGGAGCCGCGAGAGATACTCGTCGATCCCTAGCCCCTTGTAGATGAGGAACGCGCCGACGGCGGCCGCGATGGCCCCGACGGCGAAGGTGGGCGACGTGACCAACAAGAGCAAGGGGAGCGCGATCAGTGCGATCCCCAGCGGGACGAGGACGGTCTTTCGCAGTTCCTCGTCGGCGAGGAACTGCTTGAGCAGGTAGTACGTCGATTCGATGTCGCGGGCCTGCCGGACGACCACGCGGTCGACCGCGTCGACGCGCAGGCGACTCTCGATGATCGGGACCAGCCGCTCGTCCTCCGCGCTGTCGACGACGACGACCGCGGAGTCGGGATCGTGGACCTCGACCAGCTCGTCGACCTGTCTGGCGACGCTCCGGTCGGCGCTGACGCCGTCGCCGCGGTCGCCGACCACCGTCACGATGGCGTCGTCGCCGTCGGCTTCGAGGTCGTTGGTCACCCGCAGCCCTTCCAGCATCGTGTTGACGCGGCTGTCTTCCGGGTCCGCGAGGCCGACCTCGGTCACGAGTGCCTCGACGGCGTCGTAGCCCGCGACCGGGAGCGATGTGTCTGGCGGAAACGTCCCCCCGCGGTCGATACAGACCACCAGCGTCGTCACGTACGTCTGGTCACGTCGCCCGGATAAAAATCCTCGCCAGGGCGACGGCCTACCGACGGAACGAGAGCCCGTCGAGATCGCCGTCGAACGCGCTCGCGACACCGGCCCCGAGCGCGAAGGCGGCCGTCTGAGCACCGGTCTGGAGCCTGCCGGCCAGCCCGCGGGACGGCTCGAACGCCTCGACGGTGACCGGCTCGCCCAGTTGCTCCTCTAGCTTCGCCTCGACGTCCCGCCGCGTCCCGATCTCGTCGACCAGCCCCAGCTCGTGGGCCTCGCTGCCGAGGAAGATCCGGGCCTCGGTGTCGCGGATCTCGGCGGCGTCCAGTTCCCGCCCCTCGGCGACGGTGTCGACGAACTGCTCGTAGTAGTCGTCGACGATCGACTGGAGATACTCGCGTTCCTCCTGCTCGAACTCCTTGAGTGGGGTCCCGGCGTCTTTGAACGTGCCCGCGGTGAACTGTTCGTAGGAGAGTCCGACCCGGTCTGCGAGCTCCTTGGCGTTGACTCGCGAGCCGATGACGCCGATCGAGCCGACGATGCTCCCCTCGCGCGCCCAGAGCTCGTCACAGCCGGCGGCGATGTCGTACCCGCCGGAGGCACACACGTCCGTCGCGTAGCCGACGGTGGGGCCGTCGAAGCGCTCGGCGGCCAGCCGGATGTCCTCGCTGGGAACGATCTCGCCGCCGGGCGTGTTCAGCTCGACGAGCAGCGCGTCGACCGCGCTGTCGTCGTCGGCGCGCTCGATCTGTTCGACGATGTCCTCGGCACGCGCACCGACCGGCGGACTGGCAAGCGAGCCGCCGCCGTCGCGACTGATCGGCCCCTCGACAGCAACCTCGGCGACGTTGTAGCCGGGCAGGATCGAACCGGCGAGCGAGCCACCGAGCTTGACGCCAGCCACGACCGCGACGACGACGAACACCACACCGAGGAGATCGGCGAGGCTCCCCGGCAGGACGTAGAACGCGAGCCAGCCGACGACCCCCACTACGACCGTGACAGCGGCGACGAGCGACAGTCGCCCGACCGTGCGTGTCGTCGACATGGTCACTGGAACATCCCGAGCGGCTTCGCGCTCGTGGACTCGTCGTTTGCCTGCTGCATCTGTGCAGCCAGGTCCGCCTTCGCCTCGCTGATCTCCTCGGCGTGCTCGACCAGTGCCTCAGTGTCGATGTCGATTCCCGCGAGGGGCTGGACGCCATCTTCCAGGACGACGCGGGCCGCCGCCGGATCCGGGAACTGCTTGTCGGCATCGACGACGAGCCCGACGCTGTCGAGGCCCTGACGCTGTGCGGCGTAGAGCAGGGCACCGGTCGGGCCGGTGACCGCGCCGTCGATCGTCGGCGCGCCGATGTCGGCCGCAGAGAGCAGCGCCTTCCCGTCACCGGTCCCGACACCGTACATCGACGCCGTCCCCTCGCGCTTGGCCGGCATCCCGCTGAGGTAGATCGGCGTCACGTCGTTGTCGGCCAGCCAGCCCGTCAAGCAGGTAGCGAACTCGTCGGCGGTGCTCGGCGAGACCGGCGCGTCGCTCTGGAGGACGAGCAGATCCCGCTCCGCGTCGGCGTAGAGCCTGACCGGCGGCTTGAGCTGCTGGTCGCCCTGTCGGTAGACGGCGATCTCCGGGAGCCCGTCGCAGTGGATCGAGGCGTACTCGGTCATCTCGAAGGTCTCGACCAGGTGATCGGCCGCGATCTTGCCGACCAGCCCGACCCCCGGAAGCCCCTCGACGAGCGTCGGCGATTCCAGCGCGAGGTCGTCACGGTGGACTGCAATGTGTGCCATACCCGAATACAGCGCGTCCGTGGAGTTAACAGTCGGGGGCGGCCGTCGACTCGGCGATCGCCTCGGCCGCCCAGAGCGACCCACTCCGAAACAGACAAGCGTGCGACCGCTATACGCACCGCCAATGGACGTTCTGGAGCGGTACGAACCGCTGATCGATGATTTTTCGGCGTTCCGCGACGCCTGCGCGCGCCCGCTCCCGCCGGTCGTTCGAGTCAACACGCTCAAGACGACCGTCGACCGGGCCATCCGGGCGCTGCGAGACGAGGGCATCACCGTCGAACGGACCGACTGGCACGAGGGGCTCCTGGAACTGCCCGACGATCAGCCGGGGGCGAACTGGCCGTACTTCCACGGCTGGATCTACGGACAGGAAGAAGTCTCGGCCGTGCCCGTCCGCGTCCTCGGTCCAGAGCCCGGCGAGCGGATCTGGGACGCCTGTGCCGCGCCGGGGAGCAAGACCTCACAGATCGCGGCCCGACAGGGCGACGACGGCGTCGTCGTGGCGACCGACTCCAACCTCGGCCGCCTCTCGGCGCTGCGGACCAACACCGAACAGCTGGGCATCACCAGCGTCGCCGTCACCCACGAGGACGCCCGCAACCACTCGCTGAAGCCGTTCGGGGACGACGACAGTGCCGAGTACGACCGCGCGCTCGTGGACGTGCCCTGTTCGTGCGAGGGGACGGTCCGCAAGAACCCGGACACGCTCGACGAGTGGACCCTCGAACACGTCGAGGGCATCGCCGGTGTCCAGAAGGGCGTGCTCCGGCGCGCGATCCAGACCACGAAGCCCGGCGGGACGGTCGTCTACTCGACGTGTACGTTCGCGCCCGAGGAGAACGAGGCGGTGCTCGACTACGCGCTCGAAACGGAGGCGTGCCGACTCGTCCCCTTCGAGATCCCGCTGGCCTCGACGGGCGGCGTCACGGAGTGGCAGGGCGAATCCTACGACGACAGCGTCCGGCAGGCCCACCGGATCTACCCCCACCACAACGACACCGGCGGGTTCTTCTGCGCGAAACTGGAGGTCACAGCATGACCCACGGCGACGTGACCTTCGACCGGGTGCCGGCCGACGACGCGGCCCGCGAGGACCCCGACGCGCCGACGCGCGAGGAGATTCTGGACTACTGGCCCGACCGGTTCGCCATTCCCCGCGAGGTGTTCGAACCCTACACCTTCTGGGAGCGTGGCAACGGCAAGATCTGGCTGTTCCGCGGCGAGGCACCCGACACGGTCCCCATCCAGGGGCTCGGCATGACGTTCCTGCGCACTCGCCAGGAGTTCTGGAAGCCGACGACCGACGCCGTCCAGCGCTTTGGCGGCCACGCGAGCGAGAACGTCCTCCACCTCGACCGGGACGCCGCCCGCGCCTTCGTCGCGGGCGAGGACCAGGAGATCGAGTGGGACGGCGACTGGGGCTATCTCATCGTCACCCACGACATCGCCGGGGCGACCGAACCCCTCGGCGTCGGCCTGTACACCTACGGCGAACTCAAGACACAGGTCGCCAAGGGTCGCCAGCGAGAGCTGTAACGGACGGTTTACTGGGGTCGTCGCTCGACTGCTGCACACCACAATCCACCAGATGACCGAGATGGATTCATGTTAGAAGCTGTTTCGGGCTAGTATTAAGTAGGTGGGGCCACATGGTTGAACTGACGCGTCAGCGTCCGTAATCAGAGCATCACCCCGTCCAAAGAGAGATGCCCTGATTACGCCGAAAACCGAGCAATGAAACTCACTCGGGCTGCGTTGGCAGCGAGCTAACGTATGTGTCGGTCCGATTTAGGGGTTTGGTTGCTCCAGCGAGAGGCTTCACTATGAACCGACCAAGCACACGACCCGACATCCGGCCGACGTTGAACTGGATCGAACGATCACACATCCGTGACGAGAAGGCGGACGTGAAGACAGACGAAGACAGGCAAAACAACTAAATCGATTTCTCCTCTCTCCAAACATGCCCGTAGTACAGTCGAATTTTCAGTCGGACGCTGGTGCCGTTGAAGCATGTTCGAAGCTGTTGCGGGCACTGCTGTTTCAGCTGGACCCTTTTGGGTTCATATTCATCATCACCACGATTACATTTATATAGAATCGTTCGGTTGTGAGTATCACAATGACACAAAATGACACGAAGTAGGGAGTACAACGGATGCGAGTGATCGCACATCTGCAAGCACGTGCCGATACGGCGTACGACGCGACGTATCACCACAAGCTTCGAGGGCGTCTCTGGGACGCTCTCGACGGGACGGCGTACGAGTCGCTGCACGACGAGAACCGTCCGAAGGGGTTCACGTACTCGAACCCGTTTCCGCCGGGAAACATGCGCGAGGGCGACGAGAAGACGTTGCTCGTCGCCTCGCCACACGAAGAGTTACTCGCCCACGTCGCGGCCGACCTCAAACTCGACCGCGAGCTGAACATCGGGGAGATGCCCTTCCACGTCGACGCGGTCAACGGGCTGGCGACCGACGTGGGCGAACCGGGCACGTCGGGGACGATCGAGACCGGAACGGGGGTCCTGGTCCGGATTCCGCCGTGGCGGTTCGAGGAGTACGGCATCGACACCGACCACGACGAGGCCGAGTTTTGGCGGCCGGAGCACACGATGGAGCCGTTCCGGAACCAGATCGAGAACAACCTCGACAAGAAACACGGACTGTTCTGTCAGGAGTACCAGCCCGGGCCGTCGGAGACCGACGGCGATCTGTTCGAGGGCGCGGATCTGATCAAGACGTTCTCGATTCCGGTGACGGTCACGCAGGGCCAGCGCGAGACGTGGGTGTTGAGCAAGTGGCGATTCGACTACACCGTCCGCGACGACCACCACCGCCGCCACCTGAATCTGGCGCTGGACACCGGGCTCGGCGAGCGCAACTCGCTGGGCTTCGGATTCGTCAACATCACCGAGAAGGACGGTCGCCAGCCCGGAACGGAGGACATCGATGCTTGATCCCGACGAGTTCTACGATGAGTATCCGCCCGAGAAGCTCGAAGACGAGCTCCCCGAGCGACCGATCTCGTCGCTGCGGGACATCCAGCACCTCTACGGGCGACTCTACACGCTGGCGACGGCCGGCGGCGGCGACTACGCGGCCTATCTGACGCCCGATCAGGCCAACGATCTGATCGGGACAGAGGAGAGCCTGATCGCCGTCTGCGTCGATCTGTCCGGAGAGCGGCCGACGCTCGACGCGGAGGAACCCGTCCGGGTGACCCAGTACACCGACGACCTGGTACAGCGGGTCGCTCACTGCAAGTACAACGCGGCGCGGGGGATCGACCACAGCGTCACGCACCGCTCCGGACGCAACAGCGATCCCGAGAAACTGGCCCGGTACGCCTGCGAGCGGCTGACGAAGTGGGCGACCGACGACGTGGTCCAGAGCATCGCAGACGATCACCCCGACGGCGACGTGATCCGCGGACTGGCGACCGTCGGCGAGGACGAGAACGCCCTCGACAGGATTCGAGAGGCCGTCCAGACCGAGCTCGGCGGTTCGACGACAGCGCTCCTCACCGTGCAGGTGCGCCGGGAGGAGGGCGGCGAGTACGAGTGGCCGGGACAGATTTCCGTGTTCGACGAAGCGATGCGTGCGCGGAAGCTCTCGAAGCTCGTCTCGAAGGGGCAGGCGACGAACTCTGCCGGCGAGGCGACGGATCTCGTCAGCGGCGAACGGACGCGAACCGTCGGCACCGCCGAGGATCCGCTCAACTACTTCCTGGGCAAGCAAATGGAGAAGTTCCCGGGGCTGGATCCCGACGAGGCCTGGCGGAGCCACCCCATCTCCGAGGACGGCGCGGTCACGCTGATGAACGCCGAGGAGTTCGTCGACGCCTGTTCCTACCGGACGTTCAACGCCGACGTGTATTACCTCCCGTACTTCCTCGGACGACCGACGCCCGAAGAGACGTACAAGCTGTACGCGGCACTCCACAGAGTCACACGGGACGACGACATGAATCCGGTTCAGGCGCTCTACGACGAGTTCGGCGACCACGAGGCGGCGCCCGAGGGGCGACTGCGCTTCTACGTCGCGGCGGTGATGAAACACCAGATGTCCCGATTCGACGTGTACGGCGAGACGCTGAACGGCCGGATCCACTACCCGACCGAGGTCGGGCAGCGACACGAGCAGGTGACCGGCAGCTGGGTCTTCGACGAGGACGACGCCAGGAACGGAGGTCGGACGCCGCCGATGCCCTCCCACGAAGAGTGGGCGCTCACTAATTACCAGCGGTTTCGAGAGATGGTCGCGTCGGGTGCCTATCTCTACGGCACCTTCCCGTTCACCGACGAGGACACCGACGCGACGGTCGACGACGAGCGAATCGACGTTCACGTCTCGATCCTTGCCGGCGATCCCGTCCCGCGGAACCAACTGGTCAGCGCCTACGTCGATCGATTGCTCGACCGTGACGGTGACGAAGTCCCCGAACTCCTGATCGCCTCCCAGTTCGCACAGCTGTGCGCGCTGGAAAACGCCGGCCTCGTGACGACGGACGCCGGCGAGACCGAACCGACGCTGATCGACGGCCCCGATTACGACACTATGGAACCAGAACACGCGCGAACCGACGGCGGCACTGCTGCCCTCGATCGCACCGAGAAACTCGAATCGTTCATCGAACAGACGGACGGACTGGACGACGCCGAACGGAAGGGAGCATTCCTGCTCGGCACGCTCGTCGGCCAGGTCGGCACCTACCAGCAGGGGTATCACGATCGATCGACGACCGTCATCGACCAGTACCCGATCAAGTCGATGACCAAGACGAAGATCAAGCGCATCACCCAAGAGGTGATCGACAAAGACGTAGTCTACTCCCGGGAGATGGCCAAGAAAGGGTCGGAGATCAATTCGACGATGTACAAGGAAGTTACGAACGCCATCGTCGAGACCATGGCCGAAAGCGATCCGTCGGACTGGGAGATCAGCACCGACGATCTGCGCTTCTACTACGCCCTGGGACTGACCTACGGAATGAACGACCGATCGACTAACGAGAACGACGCTGCCGACGACGAAACCTCAGAAACCAATGAGTGAACACTATCCCACCGTTTCGAACAGGTCCGAAATCGTCTTCGCGTACGACGCGGTCGACGCGAACCCCAACGGCAATCCGCTGAGCGGCGCGAACCGACCGCGTATCGACCCCCACACCGATCAGGCGATCGTCACCGACGTTCGCCTCAAGCGCTACCTCCGCGATCAGCTACAGGACGACGGTCACGGCGTCTACATTCGCAACGTCAAGGAAGACGACGGCGATCAGGCGACCCGCGAGGACCTCCTCGAAGACCGTCTCAAGGACATCGACCTCGACGACGTGGACGAAGCCGACATCGAAAACGCCGTCTTCGGTCAGTTCCTCGAAAACAGCGCCGACGTTCGCTACTTCGGCGCGACGATGAGCATCGATATGGACGATGAGAAGGTCGACCACCTCCCGGATCACTTCACCGGTCCCGTCCAGTTCTCGCCGGGCAAGTCGCTCCACCGAGTCATGGAAAACGAGGAGTACAACAGCCTCACAAGCGTCATCGCGACCGGCGACGACAAGGCACAGGGCGGGTTCGATCTCGACGACCACCGGATCCAGTACGCGTTCATCGGGTTCCACGGACTCGTCGACGAGCACGGGGCCGAAGGCACGCTCCTGACGGATGGGGACGTGCGGCGACTGGACACGCTGTGCTGGCGCGCGCTGAAGAACCAGACGATCAGCCGGAGCAAGGTCGGACAGGAGCCCCGGCTCTACCTCAGAGTCGAGTACGCCGACGAGAGCTTCCATCTCGGCGGGCTCGATCAGGACATCGATCTCGACAGTTCGGAATCCGCTCCCGTCGAGGAAATTCGCAACGTCCGAGACATCTGTGTCGACGTGTCGGCGCTGCTCGAACGGCTCGACGCGGCGTCCGACCGGATCGACACCGTCCACGTCGTCGCCAGCGACGTTCTCGAACTCTCCGTCGACGGTGAGACGGGCGGTCCGGAGTTCCTCTACGACGCCCTCGAATCGAGGGTCGGTAGCGAATCCGTCCGCGAGATCGACGTGTACGAGGACGCGAAGGCGACGATGCCGGAGGAGTGATCCGTGTCCGAGCACGCACCGACTGCGTCGGGGCTTCCCGACGGCGCTGAGACGTGCCTGTCGTTTACCGTTAGCGGCCCCTGGGGGCACTTCCGGCGCATCGAGGGTAACATCGTGAAACAGACCTATCGGGTCATTCCCCGGACCACCGTCGCCGGCCTGATCGCCGCGATGCTGGGGATCGAACGCGACGGCTACTACGACCTGTTCGCGCCGGGCGAGTCGCTCGTCGCCATCGAACCGACGAGCGAACTGCGGACGATGAAGCTCCCGATGAACACGCTCTCGACGGCCGACGAGCATATGGCGTCGCTGAACCCGCGCGGGAAGCTCTCGATCAAGCTTCCAGATCCGTCCAAGCCCCGCCAGCAGCACAACTACGAGGTCCTGGTGGAGCCGGCCTATCGAATCGACGTGTGGCTCGCCGACGACGAGCGGTACGACCGGCTCCGCTCGCTACTCGAATCGGGAGAGTCGTACTACGTCCCGAGTCTCGGTCTCTCGGAGCACCTCGCGACGATCGACTACCACGGCGAGTTTCCGGTCGAGCACGGACCGGACGGTGAGACGGTCGCGATCGACTCGACCGTCCCCGAGGCGGTCGACTCGATCGTCCCCGATCCGGAGACGCGGTACCAGATCGAGCAGACACCGGCGTTCATGGAACGTGACGACGGCGGGCGCACGACCAGTGCGTTCGTCTCCTACGCCTACAATCCGGATGGTGGCTCGCTGAGAGTCGCTGACGTGTCGACGTACTCGGTCGACGACCGAGCCGTGGTGTTCACCTGATGGGGACCGAGCCGATCTCTCATCCGGCCACAGACGGCGACGAGGCGACGCGACTCCTCGACCACCTCGACGACGTGGCCGGACGGGCCGAATCTGTCGTCTCGGCGGACGCAACGACGATCGGCGGTGATCCCCTCCCCGAGATGACGGCAGTCGTCGCACGGTGTCACGACTTCGGGAAGGCGACGACGTGGTTCCAGGCGTACGTGGTCGGCGAGCGCGACGCCAGTGACCGGACGAACCACTCCCTGCTGGGTGCCTATCTCGGGTACTACGTCCTCGACCGGCTGGGATACGACAGCGAGGACTGTCTCGCGGCCCTCGTCGCCCTCGCGAAACACCACGGCCAGCTCCCCGATGTCGAGGAGTACGTCGACGGCGTTTCGCGTTTCGAGAACACGAGCGAGGCGAGCAACGAGCGCCAACGGATACTGATCGAACAGGTCGGGAACGTCGACGACCACCGCCGGCAGTTCGCGCAGTCGTTCGTCGCGGACGCGACCGACGGTAACGGGTCGTGGGAGGAGTTCGCACAGAGCATCGAGGACGAGTCCCTGTTCGACACCGTCCACGAACACGTCTCTCTGTTCGGCTTCGGCAGCGACCGCTCGGCACCGTCCGAGGAGTTCTACGGGTTGCTCCTCCAGCTCTGGAGTGGACTGGTGTTTGCCGATAAAACGGTGGCTGCCGGTATCGAGAACGGCGATCTCGACGGCTCCGAACCGGATGCCCGTCTCCTCTCGGAGTACATCGCCGACCTGGGCGGTGACACAGACGAAGACGGTCAGGCCGCCGCGCTCGATACGCTCCGTGGCGAGGCGAGAGACGACGTACTCGGCGGTGTCGAACGGTTCCGCGACTCGGAGGTATCTATAGCTACGCTGACACTACCGACCGGCATGGGGAAGACGCTGACCGGCCTCAGTGCCGCTCTGGCGCTCCGCGACGAGGGCGAACGCGTCGTCTACGCACTGCCCTTTACCTCCGTCATCGACCAGGTGGCCGACGAGCTCGCGGACGTGTTCGACACCGACGCTCGCGACGACCTGTTGACGATCCACCACCACCTGGCAGAGACGGTGACGAAGCTCGGTGATCCGGACGAGGACCCCGACGAGTACGCCCGGCTCGCGGAGATGGTCGCCGAGAGCTGGCGCTCCGGGATGACGCTCACGACGTTCGTCCAGCTCTTCGAGAGCCTCGTCGGCCCGAGCAACACCCAGTCGATGAAACTACCCGCGCTGTACGATTCCGTGATCGTGCTGGACGAACCCCAAGCACTGCCGATGCAGTGGTGGAAGCTGGTCCGGCGGATCGCGACGATCCTCACCGAGGAGTACGACGCGACGATCGTCGCCATGACGGCGACCCAGCCGAGAGCGACCGACGAGGAGACGGCGTCGCAAGCCCTGTTCGACGATGCGTTCGAACTGGTCGACGACGTCGATCGATACTTCGGCCACTTCGAACGGGTCGAGTACGACGTTCACGACTCCGTGCTCGCGTTCGACGACACCGACGCGATCGTGGACTACGAGACCGCTGGCCGGACGATCCTCGACGAGACCGGCAGATCCGAGTCGACACTCGCGATCTGTAACACCATCGACAGTGCCACTGCGCTCACGGACGCGATCGAGGAACGCGAAGCGGTCGTCGACGTTGGCCGATGTCTCGAACTGGAGCTCGACGACGGGGCTGACGTGGACGCTCTCGTCGAACGAGTCGAGTCGACCCTCAGTTCGAACGAACGGGCGCTCGTCCACCTCTCGACTCGCCTGCGCCCGCGCGATCGACTCGCGCTCGTCGAGGCGACAAAGCGCCTCACCGAGCGCGACGTTCCGGTCCTGGCGGTGTCGACACAGCTCATCGAGGCCGGCGTCGACATCAGCTTCGATCGGGTGTACCGCGATATCGCACCGATCGACAGCGTCGTCCAGGCGGCGGGTCGGTGTAATCGGTCCTTCGAGAGCGACCTCGGAACGGTGACTGTCTGGTGGCTCGCACCACCGGCGGGCACGACAACGACACCGGCACAGGCAGTCTACGACTCCGAGGGCGTCAGTACGATCTCACTGACCGCCAGGACGCTCGACGCGATCGGTGCGGACGACGGAACCGTCGCCGAACAAACGATGACTCGCGATGCCGTCGAGCACTACTACG
It encodes the following:
- a CDS encoding CRISPR-associated endonuclease Cas3'', which encodes MGTEPISHPATDGDEATRLLDHLDDVAGRAESVVSADATTIGGDPLPEMTAVVARCHDFGKATTWFQAYVVGERDASDRTNHSLLGAYLGYYVLDRLGYDSEDCLAALVALAKHHGQLPDVEEYVDGVSRFENTSEASNERQRILIEQVGNVDDHRRQFAQSFVADATDGNGSWEEFAQSIEDESLFDTVHEHVSLFGFGSDRSAPSEEFYGLLLQLWSGLVFADKTVAAGIENGDLDGSEPDARLLSEYIADLGGDTDEDGQAAALDTLRGEARDDVLGGVERFRDSEVSIATLTLPTGMGKTLTGLSAALALRDEGERVVYALPFTSVIDQVADELADVFDTDARDDLLTIHHHLAETVTKLGDPDEDPDEYARLAEMVAESWRSGMTLTTFVQLFESLVGPSNTQSMKLPALYDSVIVLDEPQALPMQWWKLVRRIATILTEEYDATIVAMTATQPRATDEETASQALFDDAFELVDDVDRYFGHFERVEYDVHDSVLAFDDTDAIVDYETAGRTILDETGRSESTLAICNTIDSATALTDAIEEREAVVDVGRCLELELDDGADVDALVERVESTLSSNERALVHLSTRLRPRDRLALVEATKRLTERDVPVLAVSTQLIEAGVDISFDRVYRDIAPIDSVVQAAGRCNRSFESDLGTVTVWWLAPPAGTTTTPAQAVYDSEGVSTISLTARTLDAIGADDGTVAEQTMTRDAVEHYYGLVADRNPGDPEYVKWVDEANADALGGLSLIGQRESVDVVVCRTDGDRELADAMVAALDEFDYDAFGDYREAAKDITVSLPIYSRDSTEAETVRNLEPLGDADLRVLRRARGTSYFDETKGLAVDEPCVDDRFL